A stretch of DNA from Catenulispora acidiphila DSM 44928:
GGCGCCTACCGACTCACGCGGCTCGGCGTGGAGGCGCGCGACGAGTTGCGCGGTCTTACCCGCTGGTCGGAGCGGTGGGCCACCGCGCTGGAGCAGGACACTGCCGCCGAGGGAGGCGAATCGTGAGCCTGCCAATCGGGTGAATCAGTGAGATCGCTGAAATTCGTCGCGCGAAGTGGCGTCATGAATCGCCGGTTCGGCCGTCTCATCTTGTATGGCCGATACACCGATGACCCCCGCGATCGACGCCAAGACCCCGCACTACATGGTCCGGCTTGCGTTTCGTGTCCGCTCCGACGCCGCCTCCGGCCTCGGCCACGTCGGCTACCTCTTCCCCGCCGCGTACTTCTCCAGCGGGGAGCACGCCGAGCGGTTCGGCATGTGCCTGTGGGCCACGCGGCACCGCGACGTGGTGGCGCTGCACGTCTTTCCGCCGGTCAGCGGCCGCAGCCTCGCGCCGGACGGCTGGTCGATCGCCGAGCCGGTGCACGTGGACTGCGGTTCCCTGCTGCGCCGCCGGGTTCCGGCGATCGCGGTGGCGCCCGGCGGGAGCATGTGGCTGCAGGAGGCGGGCGCCTCGACGCGGTTGGTCGGTGACCGCCGAACCGGTGGGTGAAGGCGTGAGGCAGAGCCCTCACACACCGGTCGCAGCCGTCCGCGGTGATCAGCTGTGGTGGATCGACAGGGCGTAGAAGCCGACCCGGGCGCCGACACTGGAGCTGCTGCCGGAGCTTTGGTCGTAGTCCCCGGCCTTGAAGTACATGCCGTAGCCGTTGAAGGTGGAGGAGGCGGTCCAGGTGCGGGCCGCGCCGCCGTTGAGCGACAGGCTGATGGTGCTGCCGCTGAGTCCGATCACGTAGCTGAACTGCGTGCCCACCGGGACGGTGCCGACGTCGTAGAGCACCTCGTTGCCGCCGGCGGGGGTCTGCTCGATGGCCATCTTGATGTCGCCGCTGGCGTAGTAGAACAGCTCCAGCAGCGGCTTGGTGGAACCGCCGGAGCCGAGGTGGATCTGGCCGACGCAGACGTGGTCGGGGACCTGCGTGACCTTCAGCGTGGCGCTGAGGGTGTTGGTGGTGCCGGCCGCGAACCAGTTGGCTGCCGCGCCGCTGGAGGTCATCTCGCGGAACTCCGAGCGCGAGTAGTTCGAGTTCGGGGTGGTGACGCCGTTCTCGGGGTCCCAGAACGTCATCGCGCCGTCGGTGGAGTCGGTGTAGAAGTACTGGCTCTGATAGCCGTTGGCGCCTTCGAGCTGCGCGGGCAGGATCGTGGTGGGCGAGCCCGCCGAGCCGGTGGGCAGTTGGAGCTCCCACAGCGAGAGGTCGAAGTTGCCTCCGGGCGCGACGCCGGGGTTCAGTCCGCCGGGACCGGTACCGCCACCGCTACCGGTGGGCAGCGTCCACTGCTGGTTGGTAGAGCCGGTGCAACTCCAGATCTGCGCCTGGGTCCCGGAGCCGCCATGGCCGGTGTCGTCCAGGCACTTGCCGGAGTTGGGGTTCAGCAGCTCGCCGTTGGACTGCGGGACCCAGACCTGAGCGCCGGATCCGTTGCAGTCGTAGAGGTCGACGGTCGTGCCGTTGGCGGTGCCGGCGGAGTGCACGTCGAGACACTTGCCGAGCACCTGCAAGGTGTTGCCGGTGCTGTTGACAGTCCACTGCTGCGCGGTGGTGCCGTTGCAGCTGTAGACCTGGACGGGATTGAGGTTGGCGGTCAAGCCGCCGCGGTCGTCCAGACACAGCCCTTGGTAGCCGGTGACCTGGCCGGTAGCGTTTCCGGCGGAGGCGACCGGAGCCAGCATCAGGCTCGTGCCGGCGACGGTCAGCGCGACGCTGCCGAACG
This window harbors:
- a CDS encoding polysaccharide lyase family 7 protein — protein: MPTPTPTASPRMLRKPRRRSARSFAAAFGSVALTVAGTSLMLAPVASAGNATGQVTGYQGLCLDDRGGLTANLNPVQVYSCNGTTAQQWTVNSTGNTLQVLGKCLDVHSAGTANGTTVDLYDCNGSGAQVWVPQSNGELLNPNSGKCLDDTGHGGSGTQAQIWSCTGSTNQQWTLPTGSGGGTGPGGLNPGVAPGGNFDLSLWELQLPTGSAGSPTTILPAQLEGANGYQSQYFYTDSTDGAMTFWDPENGVTTPNSNYSRSEFREMTSSGAAANWFAAGTTNTLSATLKVTQVPDHVCVGQIHLGSGGSTKPLLELFYYASGDIKMAIEQTPAGGNEVLYDVGTVPVGTQFSYVIGLSGSTISLSLNGGAARTWTASSTFNGYGMYFKAGDYDQSSGSSSSVGARVGFYALSIHHS